The nucleotide sequence AGAGGAgtaatacccggcgtagaggcctgCTACATAGGGTCAATAACGCTGGAAGTAGTCTTTGGCTCACCGGATAATTTCCCAAGCGAAGATTttatcttcgatatcgtccccttccgcagtggttatcatgcactgctcggatgaaccgcttttgctcgcttcaatgcagtcccgcactatgcttatctaaagctcaagatgcccggaccacgcggtgtcataacagtcaatggaaatatggagcgctccctgcgtactgaggagcataccgctgCCCTTGCAGCTGAGgtacagggtggccttatcaagccaaatacTTCATCGACCATCAAGCCCCCAGACACTGTTAAATGAGTCTGGTCTACCCTGCAGAACGACAGTTCGGTTCATCCAGAGATGGacgagcaattcggcctccgtcaaaACCCCCACCTAATCGCGGCAACGTATCGCGCGttcataactacgcactaaaaataccatgggcaaggatgGAGGCACACTAAGGACAAGGTCCACAAcacggctcgaccctattcggaccttaatcttctcccttttcccccttttctctcttatttcagGTTCTTTAAAACCTAGATCACTTTTTTGTGGTGCAAGGGCCCTTTCCCAGGCCCCTTCTATATATACgatcgttgatcctctcaaaggatccttCACCAGGGTGAAAAGCGGCGTATACGTGTGGcagggtgtccaaaggatcttcaagaccacctTTTTTAGGACCTGTGTACAACTTTCCCTTGTTCACAAATTCTTTAtgtgtaaaatagccttgatgattaTGTCATTCTTTGTAAGagcacgttttgacgtatcaatcagactatagcgGAAACAGTTTTGTCCAACCctattcggtattggcttatttcataATCTGTGTTCCGTCTTCACGACAGATTGACATATACACCTCGGCATAAATTGCCAGAggctctattcggccacatatatttttcaaaaacaaaaagtccgaacacttttatagtatacctcggcgtcccgaatactggattatatgcatcggctccgaatcatgtctttggtcaatagttgggttgcccggctcctgtggttaccaccttacgtttcgctcgttcagctaaggtagtaaagggagaactactgcaattgtgtttctagttcgtccggtcaaacacctcggtagagaaagccgaaaactgattgtcatgctATAGCGAGAGTTGGTCAGCGGTTCAGGGACTTactaaatcttttgcgattttctTTCTGTATTGTATGAAGGAGTGGCCTCCACCTAGTCACGCACCTACGATATCCAAGCTCGGATAGCCGCACACgcaccaggggctagcttatagtcccattgtcaaactcctatggctaagtgagagtgataaagctgcatagtctgattgcctggttcgctgcacagacacctcctttacggaccaagacgttgggtcaagtgtggtcatgtgctattccgaacacctccatagtatctacgtgggggctcaagccgatgactggcaaactttcagaaataaaaacggccgcacaggaggaaaataattttAGATAAAGGCACAAATATATTATAAAAGCCTTGGCTCATAACACAAAGTTTGGGTAGtccggatacattcattcaaacataatatccttcgagcattgaccctctattaaatGGTCACCCTCTATGACGTCTCCGAAATATCCCTCTGGCTTGCGATAGTTCTTGCCTTCAGGTGGTCCCTCAACTGCCACGACGACGGCCTTCATCCTCACCCAATGCATCTTGACACGGGTAAAGGCCATCtgagcaccctctatgcacgtcgagcACTTTACAACTTCAACTCGGGGCAAAGCGTCGCCAAGCCGCTTGACCAGGCCGAAGTGGCTGCTAGGAATGggtccggctggccatagccggactatgatgtccttcatggccaaactgGACATCCGATGCAGCTCCGCCagttgcatcatctggttgttcagcAGCGGCCGGCGCCAGGTACCGCGACTAGAAGAGCTTCTCCATCGTGTTCCCTTCTTGGGCCCGGAAATACTATGCGGCATCGGCAGCACTCCTCGGAAGGTtcgcaaaggcgtctggagaactccatagcgATTAAGTAAAGCATATCTCCGACCGccaaatatactctgtaaaagaaagggcttaccagccgctatctgtttgGCCCGCTTGATCTCCTTgcgagccgcccgggactcggtCCGCGCCTCCGCGGCCGCTTGGCTCACCTGTGCCTGCCCCTTGGCTTGAGCGAGGGCGCTCTTCAGGGTCTCGACCTCGGACGCACTACCTGCAAATATGATCAGGGCAACACAAGAGATTAGACTCCGCATTGGCATATTACTTCAGGTGTTTAAACAATTTTTtcaaacataccttgtgcctcatcaaagCGCTTGTTGATGCGGACGAGGTCCTCATCGGCCCGCTCCAGCTTCCGCTTGAGTTCGGATACTTCGACGGCCTGGGCGGTCGCCGCTAATAGTGAAGCCTGTTTATCAAAATAGACAAGTATGTTATCTCCTGCGAATATTACTTGATCCTCAGTTCGGCCTTTTTTCaaaagccgaacagagtctcaagggctactatctatacacaggtataTTTTTTGCATATGCAAAGCGGCTAAGAATATTACATCACATATCTCAAAGCCTATTAATAGGCTGgcgaaggcttcgttcagcccgcttttggcggactgaaccttctcaaccaccgtacccatcagggtacggtgctcctccacaatggaagcacatTGAAGTGCTTCCACCAAAGTGTCCGACGCCTCTGGATTGATAAAGGTCGCCGGTGGAGTCGACGCTCCCCTCCTTTAAAGGGGGTTTCTCGctcgattccggagccgtatgggtgtCTAGAATAATGTTCAACCGGGGGCCAGATTGGTCATGGCCCccgtcgccagtctccatgggggttggttcccccatgttctcggcagccgaggtGTTATCCTTTGGCGTCGTCTTGACGGACTCCCGCACCTCTCCATGtcctggagaggctcttcgggacaacacttcggtgttgtccatggcggttggcggagaggctcgcggaggcgtctcgctctccaccatccccgGCTCCAGCGAGTTCCCCGAAGATGATGATAGTTGGAggagatcgcgggccggactgaAGTACACAATATAATGTGTTAAAACTACAATCATAAAAACCGGATATATGTACAATATCCTTGGATACTtatgatgcggccaggggcttcgacctggggcgccactcgggggTGGCTTCGGTATCGGAGTCCGAGCCGTCCGAaagggatatcttccccctcttggacgccgcCGCCTCTAGGTCcacggaggccgcccttttcttcttccttcccttaaggggagaattgctctctccctcctcctcctcttcgtcttcatctccctcgtgggaggagggagccTCCAACTCCGGCATGCTATCGTCCGGTTCCATGCGTCGGCGGCGGGAGGGGGGAAGAGAGTGGGAAAAATGGTGGGAATTAGGTGAAGAGCGGTGGGATGGAGGAAGAGAGTGGGGATTTTGTCGTGGAAACATGGCGGGCAGCTACAAAAGCGCGGGCTCCGTCTTCCTTTTAGGTGGGAACCCTACATTTGGTTCCTGTTTACGAAAAGGACATGGTCCGGATCGCTCGGCAGATCAATACATGACTGCTTTGAATGGCTTTCGGTGTCCGAACCGCGTGGTCCAAAACATATGCGAGCGTTTTGAGGGTCGGTGTTGGAGATACCTAATAAAAGTAATAATATGTGCGTGCTTCGCCATGTGGATGTGGTGCTAGGCGGCTTTGCCGCAGCGCGTATTCATTGAGCACCCCCCCTCTCCGCGTCACTGCTTACCTAACCGAAGCAGCCAACGAAGCCGCGCACTTGGGGCTGGATCCACCCCGACCCCACCCCGTCTCCCTCCGCCTCCAACGCTAACCTTCTGGAAAATTCCGCTAATCCAAGGAATTCTCGCCCCCCAACCCAACCCCCAACCAACCAACCAAACCCAACCGAAGAAGCGGAGCCGAACCCCACTCCGCCGATCAGCCGCTATGCGCTGAGGCCGAATCGCCGCAGCCCGAGcaggagaagggggtggaggggatGGAGGGGAGTGGCGGGTCCTCGTCGCTGCCGCCGTTCCTCACCAAGACGTACGAGATGGTGGACGAGCCGGCCACGGACGCGGTGGTCGCGTGGACGCCGTCCGGCACCAGCTTCGTCGTCCTCAGCCAGGCCGACTTCTGCCGGGATCTTCTCCCCAAGTACTTCAAGCACAACAACTTCTCCAGCTTCGTGCGCCAGCTCAACACCTATGTAAGGAGAACAACTTCACACCCaccctccccctctctcctccgcCCAATCTCTGTTCCGCCGCGGGAATTGGGGCCTGGCCGAAATGCGTGGCGGTTTCTTGTGCTGACATGTGAGGCTATGAGCCAAGGAGGCTGTGTGGGTTATCGTGGAATTCGGTTCAGTTGGGCAAATAATCTGCGATTTAGAACGAGTGCTTGTGATTTATTGCTCTTGTGATCCAAAATACACTTTATAGGTAGCTGCTTAGTGTGCCGGATTATATAATTTGTCATTTTACTTGGCATACTTTTAAACAACAAAGGTCAACTCTTGATTTGTTCCATATGTGAAACTCAACAAGCTTCGTTCAGTACTGTCTCATCTTGGGGCTGTTTGACAAACAAAATCTACCACACCCACTTCCAGTATAATTTGTTTCCCTTCTGTTGCAGTACATGATTTATTTTAGCCTTGGTAATGGTAATGCATGATACCTGTTGTGCGTATGTGAGGCTATTCTAATATTTGTCACCTACTCGTTCTTATATAGGGCTTTAGGAAGGTAGATCCAGAACAATGGGAATTTGCAAATGAAGAATTCATACGAGACCAGCGGCATCGGTTGAAAAATATCCATAGACGCAAGCCAATATTCAGCCATTCATCACATACTCAGGGTGCCGGACCATTAGCTGATAGTGAAAGGAGGGACTATGAGGAGGAAATTGAGAGGCTCAAGTGTGATAATGCATCACTAAAGTTACAGCTTGAAAGGAAGAAAACTGATATGGAGAGTAAAATGAAGGCTTTGGAAGACAaactatttgctatcgagggtcaGCAGAAAAATCTTATATCTTATGTCAGAGAAATTGTGAATGCACCTGGATTTATTTCTAGCCTCATAGAACAATCTGATCATCACGGAAAGAAGAGGAGACTGCCTAAACCAATTTCATTCCATGAGGATGCAAGTACTCAGGGGAACCAGATTATGCATTGTGACATGGTCAACTCACCAACTCATGAACTTTTTAGGGCATCATTTGACAAAATGGAATCATCCTTAAATTCCTTGGAGAATTTCTTCAAAGAAGCGAGCGAGGCATTTGGTAATGATGTTTCATATGATGGTGATGTCCCAGGTCATTCTTCAGCTGTTGTTCTTACAGAGCTCCATTCATCTGGGGAGAGTGAGCCCCACGCGCAATCACCTCCGTCCATGATGCATACTTGTTCAGCTGGTGTAGGAGATTCACACTCTTCTCGCGATATAGCAGAGTCCGCCAGCTGTCCAGAGAGTTCTCCGCTTCCCGAAGCTCATTCTCGTGCAGATTCACGATCTAAGGTCTCCGAGATAGATGTCAATTTGGAACCTGCTGTTACAGAAACTGGTCCATCGAGAGATCAACAACCCACCCAAGACCCTCCTGCTGATGCAAATGATGGATTTTGGCAGCAGTTTCTTACCGAGCAGCCTGGGTTATCCCATGCACATCAGGAGGCCCAATCAGAACGGCGAGACAGagaagcaaatcaaacaacagcaGGAGACCGCGGAAGTTTTTGGTGGGGCAAGAGCGTCGAACAGATGACAGAAAAACTGGGGCATCTCACCTCAGCTGAGAAAACCTGAGTACGTATTTCTCATTTCTTGTAGCTGAAAAATGACCAGTACAGAAACATTAGGACGATGGCAGCTCCCAGTGAGATATGCCTACTAACATTTACTTTGCAGTGTATCATAATTGCGTGCTTAGATTGTTGCAGACTATGTGCTATACTACCTTGATATACGTTCATACTTTGTTAGCTACACGTTCAGACACCATTGTCAACGACTCGTGATATTTCCCAGATTTGTGGTTCTTTTGTGACAACTACGCGTTGCAGTTCAGAGCTGTTGCCTGTTGGAGGGTTTTTATTTCTATTTGTGTGCATGTTGCCAGCTATTTGAACCATGGTCAATAATTTCCTTGTTTGTGAAACATGAACCCTTGTTATTTCTTGCCGTAGTGGCTTCAGATGATCAGTGATATCATGGTTCATTTGGTTTCTTGCGTTGTGTCATCGCCATCAACGGCGCCTTTTGTGCATCAAGATGTCCCTTGGCTGCTTTTCCCTGAGGCTTCAGCAAATCCGCAGCTGCCTCGCCCTGGATTACGTAGAGTAGTAATAAAATCAGCAAAAGGATCCTTTGCTGCTCGCCTGCTCCTCTTGCTATGGCTTGGCTCAAAACTGGGCCCTGCCTCGCTGCCTCTGCCCTTCCCCCCACATGCATATAGTGTGAGGACTGGAGGAGAGATATTTTCAAGTCATCGACGTTTCCTGGCACTGGAAGCTTGCAAAACTTTACAGATGCGTTGTAGTACTCCGCTAGTTGCATGCATGGTCCTACCAAGAACTCTGGTCTCGACTCCCTGTATCAAAGGGTAGAACAACCAGCTGCTCAGGCGGACATTTCTTTCGCTTCGGTCCGAAGCATGGCAGACTTATTTGTGCCAACGCCGCGTGGTACTTGCAAATTGTGAATCGTATCCGGTCTTACCTATGcctccttagggcatctccaacgctcaCCCCTAAATTTTTTCCCGCATCGGCCGGAGCCAGTTATCCAACACTACCTGCAAACATTTCAAAGCGTGGTTCAACCAAATCGGAGGATACTCATGCAAatcggacgaaattcattacattctGGACATATTTTCACTAAACCATACTCTAAATCTAATCTCAATGATCACCGGCGTCCGCTCGGGCATGAGCACCGCGAAAAGACGCTCCGGCTCTGCCTTCGCAGTATGGTGGCCTTCTTGGAACCTGAGCGTCGAAGACCTAGCATGCACTATTCTTCCTCGCTGCCACAAAGCTTTTGGTCGGAGGAGAGGTCGTACCACAAAGCTTTGGAGCTCGAGGAGGCCATGGCGGGTGTACTGCGGAGAAGAGGAGGGTGGATGGATGCGGCTGTGTTGCCTGCTTGCGGTTTAAATAGCGGGCGGAGGGCAGGGCAGGCGGTGAGGTCCTTAATGGTGGGTGACAGAGGAATAGATGGGTGGTGTCGGAGTAGATTCCTCAAGAACCGCATGTGTTTAATCAATGCAGACGGACGGACCGGTGTCGTTTGAATACAGAGAGACgccgcatgcaccgggaagcggcgcggcCGACGCTCTCGGCCGGCGTGCCGCCTCAATGCTGGCTCTACTCTGGGCCGGCATGAATGCGGCGCTGACGCTCTGTAGCAGCGTTGACCAGTGCCAGGCGAGGGAGGAGGTTTTGGGTGGGTCACGGTTGCCAGACATGGACATGGCAGCAGTCCAGANNNNNNNNNNN is from Triticum aestivum cultivar Chinese Spring chromosome 3A, IWGSC CS RefSeq v2.1, whole genome shotgun sequence and encodes:
- the LOC100415880 gene encoding heat stress transcription factor A-4b, encoding MEGSGGSSSLPPFLTKTYEMVDEPATDAVVAWTPSGTSFVVLSQADFCRDLLPKYFKHNNFSSFVRQLNTYGFRKVDPEQWEFANEEFIRDQRHRLKNIHRRKPIFSHSSHTQGAGPLADSERRDYEEEIERLKCDNASLKLQLERKKTDMESKMKALEDKLFAIEGQQKNLISYVREIVNAPGFISSLIEQSDHHGKKRRLPKPISFHEDASTQGNQIMHCDMVNSPTHELFRASFDKMESSLNSLENFFKEASEAFGNDVSYDGDVPGHSSAVVLTELHSSGESEPHAQSPPSMMHTCSAGVGDSHSSRDIAESASCPESSPLPEAHSRADSRSKVSEIDVNLEPAVTETGPSRDQQPTQDPPADANDGFWQQFLTEQPGLSHAHQEAQSERRDREANQTTAGDRGSFWWGKSVEQMTEKLGHLTSAEKT